The sequence GGTCAGCGATCCGGTGGAAGCTGAGCTTAAGAAGGAAGAAGAAGTGATTGATGGAGCACAGCGGGTCCTTCAGCAGTGCATCACTCAAGCCTTTGAACAGCTGTGGTAAGAGACATTAATAAAATCTTTGaattatctttaaaataactattgGTAGTTAGTAATCTTGGCAGATGGTATCAGTCGCCTACAGGAAGTTCGCCAGCAGTTGACCATTGACCTTCAGGACAAAATAGAGGCCCTTGAGGTGGACACGTCCTGCTTGTCTCTTACAACACAGTCACCAGAGATCTCTTTGAAGCCCAACCCTACCAGAGTTCCCTTGGGGTGAATTTGCATGTTGATTACATTCAGACAAAGCTAAAAGTCTTATTACGTTATGGATGAAAGTTAGTTTAATgcagcatatttaaaaaacagctgCATTGTTTTGTTGGCTGCAGTTCCATGACCCCCCAGCAGTGGGAGCAGTTCAGCCGATACAACATCACCCGAGCCAAGGAAGAGATGCACAACTCAATGCAGATTAGAGAGAACAGCAGCCTCACAAGAGCACAGGTGCAACaactgacatttacatttaatagcTCAGCCCTCTGTTTAAAAGCTCATATGTATTCCTGGGACCTTAAGTTGAATATTTGAAGAATATCCTTTCTATATTCCTCTACTTTCTTAGGTGCAAAATGAATTGGAAGCCCAACGAAAGGCTGTGGAGTTTGCTCTCCGTAAGCGAACTCATCACCTGGAACAAGCACACAAGGAACTGCAGTGGCAGCTGAAAACTGTGAGATTTCTTCATTGTTGGTGGAGCATTGCAATAGCAGTGCATGGGTTTGATTCACAAGGATTGGACAAGCATGCAATGTATAATAGTTGCTTTTGATGAATGCAATGCATTTCACGAGCattaatgcaatttaaatgttattctccctttttgtatttttcatctGCCTGGTTACTGAATAGTCAATGAAACCTCTTGACTTTGGTTGTGTCATACTGTTTTTCAGACTCAAGATGAAATTGCTGAGCTGGAGAAGGACATCAATGGTCTGGAGGATGATATGCAGGCCAAGATGGCTCCTTTAAAGCTGGTTCACACCCGCCTGGAGAACAGGACCAAGAGACCTGGTATGGACCTGTGCAGAGATGAGGTAACCTCTAAAACCCAGAAGGTTTTAAGAAACAGCAAATGTTGTAAGGCCTGTGTTTTGCaccattatatttaatatattacttCAAATGTAAATCATTCATTGTTTCAAAAGAATGAGGTCACACAAGACTTTAAGCATACAGGCAACAGAATGTGATGTCATACTTTAGAGCTACTGTTTTTAGTAATCAAAAGTCAGTGTTCATCTGTTGGTTTGTTATTTATGGTTCCCATAGCACACTTAGAAATGCAACAAAGTACAACACGTCTACATGTATGATTGTCAAAGTCTTGTGTGACATTACTTAAAGACATATTAATTTACAGCCTATGCCCATGTGCTGACTGTGTGTTTCATAACCAGGTACAGTTTGGGTTGGTGGAGGAAGCCAAACAGTTAGAGGCCACAATCGTAGCCCTAAAACAGAAGCTAGCACAGGCCCAGTGAGTCTAATGTTTTGTCTATTCGTTgtatttaaatttgaaatgaacacCATCATCGTGACGTTTTTGTCCTGTTGTTGGCCAGACACTCTCTACTGTCTCTGAAGCAGCATGAAGCTCAAATGATGGAGGATCTCTCTCGCAAGCAGGATGCTTTGTCATTGGAACAGCGCAGCAGTCAGACTCGACAGCGCCTCACTGTGGTTGCCCAAACTGAGGGTCTGCCTTCAGCTGTAGTTCCCTTAACCAATTCTAGTGGCAGACACAAGCTGGATTTTGCTTGAGATGCGTCCTTGTCTGGTCTAGTGGATGGTCTGTTGTGATCAGAGCAacccaaatgtttttttttcatgttgaagaatgttgataaccaaacaacattgaactctTATGACTTCTATTAACAtgaacactgagacatttctcaaaatatcttctttagtgtttcaTAGTCGTATAAAGATTTTCaatattaaaatgctgtcataTTATCTTAGATGGGATCAAATGTTCCGACTCCAAAAATTAAATCCATCAATCATTAATATGTAAGACTTCAATGGGtcaataaatgtcttctgaagcaaaGTGATAAACTTTTGAAAGGAAACGATTAATACTCTGAGTTTATTAAGTGATCAATACCCTGTGAATTTGTGTAAACAAAATGATTAGTGTGCTAAGTTCAAACATAGGGGTGTGTTGATAACTTCAAATCTCATTGATTCTTGCATGGTAATGATGAAACAACCATattaaaaatattcacaaaaaacacatatggctttgaactgtttctttaagagcaTCTAATCAAGATATTTATTTGTCACTTGGAAGATTTAAGGCAGATGCCAACGTGAATAGATGTTACTTATGATGGTTCTCAGTTTAAAATCTAGATTTCATagtaaaaccagtttaattcaGACAATTCATTTTTGTGACTCGATAATCTCTTCCATTCCATCAGAATTacagaacaatatttaaaatactcTCAACCTCTTAAATGCATGTTTGGCTTTGCTCTGTTCATATTTCATTGAGAGGTTGAGAGGAGCAaagaacaaaccaaaaaaacagCGTTATAGGTTTTTAATAGTTAATGAtagtgattttattttcatagctGGCAGCAAATTGTGCGTGGATCATCCGTGTCATGTGGTTAAATTGCCTTGTTTTCACAGTCCTTTCCGACAAGGTTGTTAGTCCATCTGTcgacatgttttattttatatgacgAAAGGAAAGCTTATATCACATGAAAAGGTCTATTAAGACTGGACTTTGACTAGGAGCGATTAAACAGATAAAAGAATAGTAAAACACGCTCTAGATACATCcacacaaataacattaaacccACATAAAAACATCCACATGCTCGGCACTGTCCCACAAAACCTACACACACATCCAATGCTAATGGAGTTTATAAATGATCTACACCTCAAGCTTTTAATGTCTTTGActgggagtgtgtgtgtgtgtgtgcttgtgtgtgtgtgaatgtgtgtgtgtgaaataaaatagaGGAAGAGGAAGGTTATCCCAGCGCAGATTAATGTTTGGCAAATATTACTACGCTGTAATCTGGATCTCTCACAACTGGTTATGTTCAGTAAGTATTTTAATACCATATGTTTCATTTTGGTGCCAGCATTTGCAGTCTgtctgttatatttatttttcttataaacatgcgtttgtttatttgtttgttgttgcgttttattttgtattcagtGGGTTTAGCATGTACTTGAATACATTATTTTTGGAGTATTTAAGTTTCACTTTGTTAataatgtgaattattttgtttgagttAACATTGTTTGAGAATTATACAACATAAATAT comes from Triplophysa dalaica isolate WHDGS20190420 chromosome 25, ASM1584641v1, whole genome shotgun sequence and encodes:
- the tekt2 gene encoding tektin-2, which produces MATLSTKPGLRYSVSDWVTNNKHNSDTAEHKRNISHEIRQEGRVLRNETANKTNWDNYDSSRRLSDRIDDITRWKEKLKACAQEVNAEMDALTLSKQNTERALAATVLPLEVTSECLTLREGRRGKELVSDPVEAELKKEEEVIDGAQRVLQQCITQAFEQLCRLQEVRQQLTIDLQDKIEALEVDTSCLSLTTQSPEISLKPNPTRVPLGSMTPQQWEQFSRYNITRAKEEMHNSMQIRENSSLTRAQVQNELEAQRKAVEFALRKRTHHLEQAHKELQWQLKTTQDEIAELEKDINGLEDDMQAKMAPLKLVHTRLENRTKRPGMDLCRDEVQFGLVEEAKQLEATIVALKQKLAQAQHSLLSLKQHEAQMMEDLSRKQDALSLEQRSSQTRQRLTVVAQTEGLPSAVVPLTNSSGRHKLDFA